The following coding sequences are from one Culex quinquefasciatus strain JHB chromosome 1, VPISU_Cqui_1.0_pri_paternal, whole genome shotgun sequence window:
- the LOC6053951 gene encoding ATP-dependent RNA helicase ddx46: MEREYDQQVQQHDGQYRDGRNDGSRYSSDRMANNNNKNKLLNQRSSKEKDRRVSDCKVTTSLQFKNQTRNKTNQRRWFADGWSGRCCRRSGRAQQQCRSAVRKCPEQQDEQRNCFTSRWSSGANVGPATGSAAFEPAQMIPQQPPPHLPQQQAPIQQAQPQPQQIQQQQLHQQQSPYNDHHDSYGDSKKPCSRTIRLRTPPSSRSRLENGHS, translated from the coding sequence ATGGAGAGGGAGTACGATCAACAGGTGCAGCAGCACGATGGTCAGTATCGGGATGGTCGTAACGACGGAAGTCGGTACAGCTCGGACAGGATGGCGAACAATAATAACAAGAACAAGCTGTTGAACCAGAGGAGTAGCAAGGAGAAGGATCGTAGAGTTAGTGACTGCAAGGTGACCACGTCGCTGCAGTTCAAGAACCAGACCAGGAACAAGACCAACCAACGAAGGTGGTTTGCCGATGGTTGGTCCGGGAGGTGTTGCCGGAGGTCAGGTCGTGCACAGCAACAGTGCAGGAGCGCTGTCCGGAAGTGTCCAGAGCAACAAGATGAACAACGCAATTGTTTTACCAGTAGGTGGAGTTCCGGAGCGAATGTTGGACCAGCGACCGGTTCAGCAGCGTTCGAACCAGCTCAGATGATTCCGCAGCAGCCTCCGCCGCATCTTCCCCAACAGCAGGCCCCGATCCAGCAGGCTCAACCGCAGCCGCAGCAGATCCAACAGCAGCAGCTCCATCAACAGCAATCGCCCTACAACGATCACCACGATTCGTACGGGGATTCGAAGAAGCCATGTTCCCGTACAATCCGCCTGCGAACGCCACCATCCAGTCGGTCGAGATTGGAAAACGGACATTCCTAA
- the LOC119765554 gene encoding uncharacterized protein LOC119765554, which translates to MNVAILSITMVLGMIDILTRCCCVPDSARERKAGGLPGKCRIDIDGYLIEIVICLMNGNRTNSVASRTWRRSLNSAIKASLVLLVHDKNVYNCATKIRPATDRPRQCCLRENC; encoded by the exons ATGAACGTGGCAATCTTGTCCATCACCATGGTGCTGGGAATGATCGACATACTGACAAGGTGTTGCTGTGTGCCGGACTCAGCCCGGGAGCGGAAAGCAGGAGGTTTGCCCGGCAAGTGCCGCATCGACATCGACGGGTACCTCATCGAGATCGTCATCTGTCTGATGAACGGCAACCGCACAAATTCCGTTGCCTCCAGAACCTGGCGTAGGAGTTTAAATAGTGCCATTAAAGCTTCACTAGTTTTGCTGGTGCACGATAAG aATGTTTACAATTGTGCCACCAAAATAAGACCGGCCACGGATCGACCAAGGCAGTGCTGCTTACGGGAGAATTGCTGA